The Cystobacter fuscus DSM 2262 genome includes a region encoding these proteins:
- a CDS encoding transglutaminase-like domain-containing protein, which translates to MTSLKTFLPLSAAVLGLALVQCKKQDAAPAAPPPVQAQRAPESAAPPQQAPAAVSDVVKAKRPAGGEYLGLYLVDKKVGYVFNDLGLIPGRADRVRAINELHFKAQVGARLSERVHREERIYEAHPGGRLVAFTIEQRGDGGTQTLVGSATPTGISVVRKRPGMQDETVNLPATSEVVEDADQVRVALLRRTNLSGAVLDGMDLGTYKLATTVQPSEERLISGVKVKVGRAVSVSDKEKVPVTAWVAEEDGRLLEMEYGQTMKARAEPEAVAKRLDLVEVFGLTRVVLPKALPESAHAIPGEVKLVMENLPEKFQQDSYRQKYQREKDGRVLVTLSARPPEPKVLKPRPLADPEGGENLKTSIIIESDNPRIVEQSRMLVGGEKDAYAAAKKIVEWVASTLQKDYGSSADRATDVLRQRKGDCTEHSLLTVSLLRAAGIPARRVDGVIYMVNADGVPALYWHEWVEAFVGEWTQMDPTFNQVVADATHFGVGREGNAEITPLIGSLKVLEVK; encoded by the coding sequence GTGACTTCCCTCAAGACCTTCCTCCCCCTGAGCGCCGCCGTCCTGGGTCTGGCGCTCGTGCAGTGCAAGAAGCAGGACGCCGCGCCCGCGGCTCCTCCTCCGGTCCAGGCGCAGCGGGCCCCCGAGTCCGCCGCCCCGCCCCAGCAGGCGCCCGCCGCCGTCTCCGACGTGGTGAAGGCGAAGCGGCCCGCGGGGGGCGAGTACCTGGGGCTGTACCTCGTGGACAAGAAGGTGGGCTACGTCTTCAACGACCTGGGCCTCATCCCGGGCCGGGCGGACCGGGTGCGTGCCATCAATGAGTTGCACTTCAAGGCGCAGGTGGGGGCGCGGCTGTCCGAGCGCGTCCACCGCGAGGAGCGCATCTACGAGGCCCACCCCGGCGGCCGGCTGGTGGCCTTCACCATCGAGCAGCGTGGGGATGGCGGCACGCAGACGCTGGTGGGCAGCGCCACGCCCACGGGGATCAGCGTGGTGCGCAAGCGTCCGGGGATGCAGGACGAGACGGTGAACCTGCCGGCCACGTCGGAGGTGGTGGAGGACGCGGACCAGGTGCGCGTGGCGCTGCTGCGCCGGACGAACCTGAGCGGGGCGGTGCTGGATGGGATGGACCTGGGCACCTACAAGCTCGCCACCACGGTGCAGCCCTCCGAGGAGCGGCTCATCAGCGGCGTCAAGGTGAAGGTGGGCCGGGCCGTCAGCGTCTCGGACAAGGAGAAGGTGCCGGTGACGGCCTGGGTGGCCGAGGAGGATGGGCGGCTCTTGGAGATGGAGTACGGCCAGACGATGAAGGCGCGCGCCGAGCCCGAGGCGGTGGCCAAGCGACTGGATCTGGTGGAAGTGTTCGGCCTCACGCGCGTCGTGCTGCCCAAGGCGCTGCCCGAGTCGGCGCACGCGATTCCCGGCGAGGTGAAGCTGGTGATGGAGAACCTGCCGGAGAAGTTCCAGCAGGACAGCTACCGGCAGAAGTACCAGCGCGAGAAGGACGGGCGCGTCCTGGTGACGCTGTCCGCGAGGCCCCCCGAGCCCAAGGTGCTCAAGCCCCGGCCGCTCGCGGACCCCGAGGGCGGGGAGAACCTCAAGACGTCCATCATCATCGAGAGCGACAACCCGCGCATCGTCGAGCAGTCACGGATGCTGGTGGGGGGAGAGAAGGACGCCTACGCGGCGGCGAAGAAGATCGTCGAGTGGGTGGCGAGCACGCTGCAGAAGGACTACGGGTCGAGCGCGGACCGGGCCACGGACGTGCTGCGCCAGCGCAAGGGTGACTGCACGGAGCACTCGCTGCTGACGGTGTCGCTGCTGCGCGCGGCGGGCATTCCGGCCCGGCGGGTGGATGGCGTCATCTACATGGTGAACGCGGATGGAGTTCCGGCGCTCTACTGGCACGAGTGGGTGGAGGCCTTCGTGGGCGAGTGGACCCAGATGGATCCGACCTTCAACCAGGTAGTGGCGGACGCCACGCACTTCGGCGTGGGGCGGGAGGGCAACGCGGAGATCACCCCCCTCATCGGCTCGCTCAAGGTGCTTGAGGTGAAGTAG
- a CDS encoding NACHT domain-containing protein, protein MEEVLKNIKESIALADYIERAWRWLTQIKDWNSWQGWLARILIVAVFFGSCLWLLRKGLEWLIAIQEDWKKAGLPVAMSNEQRAAIRRRRQFCKVLRSDLDTLNKAENWNDQFFADLEAEVEAQGWYYASRFDKLIRRRAFGLRRVRSLFQALETSTEQALLLVGEPGSGKSVALRHLAYQVADRGAKSSDLKAKIPLYVNLKELPHPPATGPTADWIRKFVIDNVRRGDADTADYIKEHWDAHLRDGLWLFLFDSFDEIPEVMHAPAGSTSIQQYAEAIRQFLANMSDCRSILASREFKGPESLPWQKFRILPLSVERQNELIEKSFLSSDHKKIIRTRLAESNSNLNQSPLFLALLCRHIKQEGRAPTNDHDLLAKHINRLAERDPEYIKNKHGLTPQQLLDGATELAVLFATDSQLSLAPTYDQIAAALPPDSLTHQRLDSLLSALIDVKIGRSDVQESKPGDRRFTFSHRRYQETLFVRHLSINPQFISAIDLLVDKRWREYTVALLQSAENATIEPILETATQILALLEQKQQSVAVLPGFGDELSYHAWSESEYQLLGILQEGLGKRPELVPPSLTAAVERFLAHRWSTGDLLDRMLVIRYGGLLPAARLSDYLTFAVELKISVMQEIALRRVMFFPSISDKLAKWIRKELSEQALWAWTVQRQLRLQALAARLPTEVGADKVVRRGAWLRATLPSALLVRLIRTFPKPIKGKTTSANDSTETKRYAEPHEVKSSDFIVFATQFYLLSIFLSVLRYTTNQWWFGAAWVVFTLFSIALINYLFCEIVDGKARDYIAALSESRTRLVLTGMYFLGGFGAVYYGGKGTVWGSVVPLSAMMFWGGTSIWEWLSQTKRRRNQQRRLNQFLAQSILPPSFVLQARSLDELCCWMVDARQPVAHSVEFSRSLSRALLHGTEQAVGPKAGPPLIDYLASCEYKTSGLLPPRIGVAMSIIHGFGL, encoded by the coding sequence ATGGAGGAAGTTCTCAAAAACATCAAGGAGAGCATAGCGCTTGCCGACTACATAGAGCGAGCATGGCGCTGGCTCACTCAGATAAAAGACTGGAACAGCTGGCAAGGGTGGCTTGCCCGAATCTTAATCGTGGCTGTATTTTTTGGATCTTGCCTCTGGCTACTGAGGAAAGGGTTAGAGTGGCTTATCGCCATTCAAGAAGACTGGAAGAAGGCCGGCCTGCCTGTTGCAATGAGCAATGAGCAGCGCGCCGCCATTCGAAGGCGTCGCCAATTTTGCAAGGTCCTTCGCAGTGATCTTGACACTCTCAACAAAGCCGAGAACTGGAATGACCAATTCTTTGCAGATCTCGAAGCAGAGGTCGAAGCGCAAGGATGGTATTATGCCTCCCGCTTCGACAAGCTCATTCGTCGCAGAGCATTCGGACTTAGGCGGGTGAGATCATTGTTCCAAGCTCTTGAAACCAGCACAGAGCAAGCCTTATTGCTTGTTGGCGAACCAGGGAGTGGGAAAAGCGTAGCGCTACGGCATCTTGCCTATCAAGTCGCAGATCGCGGCGCAAAGTCATCGGACTTGAAGGCAAAAATCCCTCTCTATGTAAACCTCAAAGAGTTGCCCCATCCCCCAGCGACCGGGCCCACCGCAGATTGGATACGTAAATTTGTAATTGACAACGTGCGGCGAGGGGATGCAGATACCGCTGACTATATTAAAGAGCATTGGGATGCGCACCTTCGCGATGGCCTATGGCTCTTCTTGTTCGACTCGTTCGATGAGATTCCCGAGGTAATGCATGCTCCCGCAGGAAGCACCAGCATACAGCAGTACGCAGAAGCGATTCGGCAATTTCTGGCAAATATGAGCGACTGTCGAAGCATTCTCGCCTCACGGGAGTTCAAGGGCCCCGAATCGCTCCCTTGGCAAAAATTTCGCATCCTTCCACTCAGTGTTGAGCGGCAAAACGAACTCATTGAGAAAAGTTTTCTTTCGTCAGATCATAAAAAAATTATTCGCACACGCCTTGCTGAAAGCAACAGTAATCTAAACCAGAGCCCCTTATTTCTCGCCTTGCTTTGCCGCCATATCAAGCAGGAAGGACGCGCACCAACAAATGACCATGATTTACTTGCCAAACACATCAATCGACTGGCCGAGCGCGATCCAGAATACATTAAAAACAAACACGGGCTCACACCTCAGCAACTCCTAGATGGAGCCACCGAACTCGCGGTTCTCTTTGCGACAGATTCGCAACTAAGCCTTGCACCAACATACGATCAAATAGCGGCAGCACTGCCACCAGATTCGCTCACGCACCAACGACTCGACTCCCTGCTTTCTGCATTGATTGATGTCAAGATTGGGCGAAGCGACGTGCAAGAGTCCAAACCTGGGGACAGGCGTTTTACTTTCTCGCACAGGCGCTATCAAGAAACGCTATTTGTGCGTCATCTATCTATTAACCCACAATTTATTTCTGCAATAGATCTTCTTGTCGACAAGAGATGGCGCGAATACACCGTGGCCCTCTTGCAAAGCGCGGAAAATGCTACGATTGAGCCGATTCTCGAAACTGCCACACAGATTCTTGCCCTTCTTGAGCAAAAGCAGCAATCAGTCGCTGTGCTGCCCGGCTTTGGCGATGAATTAAGCTACCACGCCTGGAGCGAATCAGAATATCAGTTATTGGGTATTCTTCAGGAAGGGCTTGGCAAGCGCCCAGAACTCGTCCCGCCGTCGCTTACTGCAGCCGTTGAAAGATTTCTCGCACATCGTTGGTCCACGGGGGACTTGTTGGACCGAATGTTGGTTATTCGATATGGCGGGCTGCTGCCTGCGGCGCGTCTGTCTGACTATCTGACATTCGCAGTGGAGCTAAAGATCTCGGTCATGCAAGAAATTGCGCTTCGCCGTGTTATGTTTTTCCCCAGCATATCCGACAAATTGGCAAAGTGGATTCGCAAAGAACTCAGTGAGCAAGCGCTCTGGGCGTGGACCGTCCAGAGGCAATTGCGACTACAAGCCTTAGCAGCACGACTTCCCACCGAAGTTGGGGCCGACAAAGTAGTCCGAAGAGGTGCATGGCTGCGGGCAACCCTTCCTTCCGCACTACTAGTACGGCTAATACGCACTTTTCCAAAACCAATAAAAGGCAAAACAACATCTGCAAATGATTCAACTGAAACAAAGCGCTATGCCGAACCCCATGAAGTCAAAAGTTCAGACTTCATAGTCTTTGCCACCCAATTTTACTTGCTGTCAATATTTCTTTCCGTCTTAAGATATACAACAAACCAGTGGTGGTTTGGGGCTGCCTGGGTGGTATTCACTCTGTTCTCGATAGCGCTGATTAACTATCTCTTCTGCGAGATCGTCGACGGAAAGGCTCGTGATTACATTGCAGCGCTATCTGAATCGCGGACGAGACTGGTATTGACGGGCATGTACTTCCTGGGTGGATTTGGTGCTGTTTATTATGGCGGTAAAGGTACCGTATGGGGTTCAGTGGTCCCCTTATCTGCCATGATGTTCTGGGGTGGCACTTCGATATGGGAGTGGCTGTCTCAGACCAAGCGGCGAAGAAACCAACAGAGGCGTCTGAATCAATTTTTAGCACAATCCATATTGCCACCGTCCTTTGTGCTTCAGGCACGGTCGCTTGACGAGTTGTGTTGTTGGATGGTTGATGCAAGGCAGCCTGTGGCGCATAGCGTGGAGTTTTCGCGTTCACTCTCTCGCGCTTTATTGCATGGCACTGAGCAGGCAGTTGGCCCAAAGGCCGGACCGCCACTAATCGACTATCTAGCGTCCTGCGAATACAAAACGTCAGGATTGCTTCCTCCCCGGATTGGTGTTGCCATGAGTATCATCCATGGGTTTGGATTATGA
- a CDS encoding imm11 family protein encodes MDDVHLEGRWHVESPLDDQGREIIPQDFLQGRALHWEAPLVLPLYRRGRALDFSQTGLDFAVVNGRFATLCERLGIQHQIQLIPARVEEHPDPYFVLNTLRLIRCVDEARCEEFSFWEPRHGEPERVGHYRNVVGLKVDPEKVGDAHIFRPWGWPVALIVSERVKRALEDEGLSGPRFIEV; translated from the coding sequence ATGGACGACGTGCACCTCGAGGGACGTTGGCATGTGGAAAGCCCGCTGGATGATCAGGGGCGAGAAATCATCCCCCAGGACTTCTTGCAAGGCAGGGCGCTCCATTGGGAGGCGCCGCTTGTCCTCCCTTTATACCGTCGGGGACGTGCTCTGGATTTTAGCCAGACGGGCCTCGATTTCGCGGTGGTCAATGGTCGGTTCGCCACCCTTTGTGAGCGACTGGGAATCCAACATCAGATACAGCTCATTCCGGCACGGGTCGAAGAGCATCCCGATCCCTACTTCGTCCTCAACACCCTTCGCCTCATCCGGTGCGTGGATGAGGCTCGGTGCGAAGAATTCTCCTTCTGGGAACCCCGTCATGGAGAGCCCGAGAGAGTGGGCCACTACCGGAACGTGGTCGGGCTGAAAGTGGACCCCGAGAAGGTTGGGGACGCCCACATCTTCCGGCCATGGGGCTGGCCCGTGGCCCTCATCGTCTCCGAGCGTGTGAAACGGGCACTGGAAGACGAGGGCCTGAGTGGCCCCAGGTTCATCGAAGTCTGA